Proteins from a genomic interval of Verrucomicrobiota bacterium:
- a CDS encoding dihydroorotate dehydrogenase-like protein, with protein sequence METTLRTNYLGLALKHPLIAGASPLVDYTSKVRELEDAGAAAIVMHSLFEEQLSFGIEGENAHVHGHEETFAEATSYFPGDVDFTLGPDHYLERITEIKRMVSVPVIGSLNGRTPTGWTEFAADIEAAGADALELNLYFQPTDAQTSSEALEADAALTVEKVCARISIPVAVKLSPYFSSLPHFIRRLENAGAKGVVLFNRFYQPDIDIENLETLTTLHLSDSQELLLRLRWLAILRDRFPIDLSCSGGVHSASDAIKAIMAGADTVQLVSALLRNGPSFLATVLREMAEWFEEFEYASVDDARGSMSYRKTPNPEAIERANYLKILQSWKP encoded by the coding sequence ATGGAAACCACACTACGGACAAACTACCTCGGCCTCGCCCTAAAACACCCACTGATTGCGGGTGCTTCCCCTTTGGTTGATTACACTTCCAAGGTTCGTGAGCTCGAGGACGCTGGCGCAGCCGCAATCGTGATGCATTCTCTCTTCGAGGAGCAGCTGTCCTTTGGGATCGAAGGCGAGAATGCCCACGTGCATGGTCATGAGGAGACCTTTGCAGAAGCGACTTCGTATTTTCCCGGTGATGTCGATTTTACCCTCGGTCCCGATCATTACCTTGAGAGAATCACAGAAATCAAACGGATGGTTTCGGTTCCAGTAATCGGTTCTCTCAATGGACGAACGCCAACCGGATGGACAGAATTCGCGGCCGATATCGAGGCGGCTGGTGCCGATGCACTGGAGCTCAATCTCTACTTCCAGCCAACGGACGCACAAACCTCATCCGAAGCACTGGAAGCAGACGCGGCCCTAACGGTCGAAAAAGTCTGTGCCCGGATATCGATTCCGGTCGCTGTAAAGCTCTCTCCCTACTTCTCCTCACTCCCCCACTTTATCCGCCGACTCGAGAATGCCGGAGCAAAAGGCGTCGTTCTCTTCAACCGATTTTATCAACCGGATATCGATATCGAGAATCTTGAAACCCTTACAACCCTTCACCTTTCCGACAGCCAGGAACTCCTGCTTCGCCTTCGCTGGCTTGCCATTTTACGCGACCGATTTCCGATCGATCTTTCCTGCAGTGGCGGCGTGCACAGTGCCTCTGATGCCATCAAAGCAATCATGGCGGGTGCTGATACCGTTCAGCTGGTCAGCGCCCTTTTGCGAAACGGTCCCTCATTTCTGGCTACCGTGCTGCGGGAAATGGCTGAATGGTTTGAGGAATTCGAATACGCCTCGGTCGACGATGCCAGAGGCAGCATGAGCTACCGCAAAACACCCAACCCAGAAGCGATCGAACGCGCAAATTACCTGAAGATCCTGCAAAGTTGGAAACCCTGA
- the aroQ gene encoding type II 3-dehydroquinate dehydratase, translating to MATSCSIGLMNGPNLGRLGIREPDVYGSITLDRIEEAFRIEAERLGAAAECFQSNHEGELIDQLERWTDAGFAGVIINPGGFTHTSVALRDAIASTGLSVVEVHLSNIHSREEFRHRSVTAGACSAVLAGMGPEGYLAALRFLVQIQK from the coding sequence ATGGCAACTTCGTGCTCTATCGGGCTGATGAACGGTCCCAATCTCGGACGGCTGGGAATTCGAGAACCCGATGTCTATGGAAGCATTACTCTGGACCGGATTGAAGAAGCTTTCCGAATCGAAGCCGAGAGGCTTGGTGCCGCTGCTGAGTGTTTCCAATCCAACCACGAAGGAGAGTTGATTGATCAACTAGAGAGGTGGACAGATGCTGGTTTCGCGGGAGTTATCATCAATCCGGGTGGGTTTACACATACAAGCGTTGCTCTTCGGGACGCAATCGCATCCACGGGACTTTCCGTGGTTGAGGTCCACTTATCGAATATCCATAGCCGGGAAGAATTTCGTCATCGCTCGGTTACGGCGGGTGCCTGCTCCGCTGTTCTGGCCGGCATGGGTCCGGAAGGATATTTAGCCGCTCTAAGATTCCTCGTTCAGATCCAGAAGTAG
- the aroA gene encoding 3-phosphoshikimate 1-carboxyvinyltransferase gives MSDLPVIPFRRAVNAVARVPGSKSISNRALILALLSEKTVTLKNLLHSQDTEVMRNCFGELGVSVTEPSKGTVVIEGGAEPVRSKEANLFVENAGTVARFLPAVLSLLPRGEFFFDGSDAMRERPMVGLLDSLQSLGSDVQFKGRSGFFPFILRANGWSKKTLVVDASQSSQILSALLLSGTRAPHSMRFELSGETVSKPFVQMTLRMIQQFGGRAVQDDNLFDVTPGLPGPEKEEYEIEPDATAASYFFALPLAVGGTSQVHCIPEQSLQGDLEFLKVLERIGFTVNRQDQTVSTTLIGQPSASDSDFNAFSDTFLTLAALAPLIEGTTRIRGISHTRHQETDRVSAMANELRKLGQIVEEDMDSLTITSDRSALTARTKEAPLTVETYEDHRIAMSFAILASHDLHGDGRPWISIHDPDCCRKTFPNFFDELARLRSISNS, from the coding sequence ATGAGTGATCTCCCCGTCATTCCGTTTCGGAGGGCGGTAAACGCCGTTGCAAGAGTTCCCGGTTCAAAAAGCATTTCAAACCGGGCACTGATTCTTGCCCTGTTATCTGAGAAAACGGTCACGTTGAAAAACCTCCTGCACAGTCAGGATACAGAAGTAATGCGGAATTGCTTCGGTGAATTGGGGGTTTCTGTTACCGAACCCTCCAAAGGTACAGTTGTCATTGAAGGAGGTGCGGAACCTGTTCGGTCGAAAGAAGCCAATCTTTTTGTCGAAAACGCCGGAACTGTGGCGCGGTTTCTTCCGGCGGTTCTCTCCCTTCTGCCTCGAGGAGAGTTTTTCTTCGATGGATCTGATGCGATGCGAGAGCGACCGATGGTAGGATTACTCGATAGCCTCCAATCGCTCGGTAGTGACGTTCAGTTCAAAGGCAGAAGCGGATTCTTTCCTTTCATCCTTCGGGCAAACGGATGGTCCAAGAAAACTCTCGTTGTCGATGCATCCCAAAGTAGCCAAATCCTGTCTGCCCTTCTCCTTTCCGGAACCCGTGCACCGCATTCAATGCGATTCGAGCTTTCGGGAGAGACGGTATCCAAACCTTTCGTCCAAATGACTCTCCGTATGATACAGCAATTCGGCGGGCGTGCTGTTCAGGACGATAACCTTTTCGACGTGACCCCGGGCCTGCCCGGTCCCGAGAAGGAGGAATATGAGATCGAACCAGATGCCACCGCCGCATCCTATTTCTTTGCCCTTCCGCTTGCGGTGGGTGGAACTTCGCAGGTCCACTGCATTCCGGAACAGTCCCTTCAGGGCGATCTAGAGTTTCTCAAGGTGCTTGAAAGAATTGGTTTCACCGTAAACAGACAAGATCAAACGGTCAGCACCACCCTTATCGGTCAACCCTCTGCCAGCGATTCTGATTTCAACGCCTTTTCGGATACTTTTTTGACGCTCGCTGCACTCGCGCCGCTCATTGAAGGCACCACTCGGATCCGAGGCATCTCCCACACTCGCCACCAGGAAACAGATCGGGTCTCTGCGATGGCCAATGAATTGCGCAAACTGGGCCAGATCGTAGAAGAGGACATGGACAGCCTGACCATTACTTCCGATCGTTCCGCTCTAACCGCGAGGACAAAGGAGGCTCCACTCACGGTTGAGACCTATGAAGATCACAGGATAGCGATGAGCTTTGCTATCCTAGCCAGCCACGACCTTCACGGTGACGGGCGGCCCTGGATCTCAATCCACGACCCGGACTGTTGCCGGAAAACATTTCCAAATTTTTTCGATGAGCTTGCTCGTCTCCGATCAATCTCCAACTCTTGA
- a CDS encoding ATP-dependent DNA helicase RecQ, translating to MNLSLSNELNRLFGFSDFRGPQEEIVQDMIEGRDVLVVLPTGGGKSLCYQLPALLSRGMTLVVSPLIALMKDQVDVLKARGAPVAVFHSLQSDEERRETLELIQSGECRLLYVAPERFRANGFIDLLKAHKIDRFAIDEAHCLSQWGHDFRPDYLRLGDVVSQLGRPPVAAFTATATPIVRKDIADHLGLINPVIRVSGFSRPNLAFRVRRVNGEKEKLEAIGNLVSRWKTGIIYCATRKKVEKVSQTLSDRGVSVISYHGGMDGSAREDAQNRFMAREYDVAVATNAFGMGIDRADVRFVIHHELPGSPEAYYQEAGRAGRDGAPAECELLYNYADRRTQEFFIEGANPDAHLIRAVYDLLRTLADSKNEVLLTIDDLVDHLPDRENPMGVSTSIGILARTGWIERFDVSGRRLRGTRILQPKKEGSEIPLDENALREKRRRDMLKLESVIRFCEDQSTCRQEWILNYFGEESLLPCGKCDYCTSREDPDLRAPSAEEQLVARQILSAVARMSFRTGPRSWAPRFGKAKILDCLLGIESEGPTASFISGLSTFGILTDEPKKRIQTIIRELEKRHYLRTEKPDLYPLVNLTDRGVAVLLDGQACHLDWDTTPKGKKRPKKTSENNKIVETSDPETQALFEELRDLRRQIASERGVPAFTIFHDQTLIHLAKERPPDVTAAIRIRGIGPAKVEKELPLFLERIRKWEKTGASSF from the coding sequence ATGAACCTATCTCTTTCAAATGAACTGAACCGTCTCTTCGGCTTCAGCGATTTCCGTGGTCCACAGGAGGAAATCGTTCAAGATATGATCGAGGGTCGGGACGTTTTGGTGGTTCTTCCTACCGGTGGGGGGAAATCTCTGTGCTACCAATTGCCCGCTCTCCTCTCGAGAGGCATGACCCTGGTCGTATCTCCTTTGATCGCTCTCATGAAGGATCAGGTGGATGTGTTGAAAGCACGAGGCGCGCCCGTCGCCGTCTTCCATAGCCTCCAATCAGACGAGGAACGGCGGGAAACCCTCGAACTGATCCAATCCGGTGAATGTCGCCTACTTTATGTCGCACCCGAGCGTTTCCGCGCCAACGGATTCATAGACCTTCTCAAAGCGCACAAGATTGATCGATTTGCGATCGATGAGGCTCACTGCCTCTCTCAGTGGGGCCACGATTTCCGACCGGATTATCTGCGGCTGGGAGATGTTGTCTCACAACTCGGCCGTCCTCCTGTGGCTGCATTCACTGCGACCGCTACACCGATCGTGCGCAAGGACATCGCCGATCATCTTGGGCTGATCAATCCGGTGATTCGCGTCTCCGGTTTTTCGCGACCAAATCTCGCCTTCCGGGTGCGGAGAGTAAACGGAGAAAAGGAGAAGCTGGAAGCTATCGGAAATTTAGTTAGCAGATGGAAAACGGGAATCATTTACTGTGCGACTCGCAAGAAGGTCGAGAAAGTTTCTCAAACTCTATCCGATCGTGGAGTTTCGGTCATTTCCTACCATGGTGGAATGGATGGTAGTGCTCGCGAAGATGCGCAAAACCGTTTCATGGCCCGCGAATACGACGTTGCCGTCGCGACAAATGCTTTTGGAATGGGAATTGATCGGGCGGACGTACGCTTCGTGATTCATCATGAGCTTCCAGGCAGTCCAGAGGCCTACTACCAAGAGGCAGGACGCGCCGGGCGCGACGGTGCCCCTGCTGAATGCGAACTTCTCTACAACTACGCAGACCGCAGAACCCAGGAATTTTTTATTGAAGGCGCCAATCCGGATGCTCACCTGATACGGGCAGTCTACGATCTCCTCCGCACACTAGCGGACTCCAAAAATGAGGTTCTGCTCACGATTGACGATCTCGTCGATCACTTGCCAGACCGGGAGAACCCTATGGGAGTTTCGACCTCTATTGGAATTTTGGCACGAACCGGATGGATCGAACGTTTCGATGTTTCTGGACGCAGACTCAGGGGGACCCGCATCCTCCAGCCAAAGAAAGAGGGTTCGGAAATTCCTCTCGACGAAAATGCGCTTCGCGAGAAGAGGAGAAGGGACATGCTTAAACTGGAGTCGGTTATCCGGTTTTGCGAAGATCAGAGCACCTGTCGGCAGGAGTGGATACTCAATTATTTTGGTGAAGAAAGCCTGTTGCCTTGCGGAAAGTGCGATTATTGCACTTCCCGGGAGGATCCAGACTTGCGCGCCCCGTCCGCCGAAGAACAACTTGTTGCGAGGCAAATCCTCAGTGCCGTCGCACGCATGTCCTTTCGCACCGGTCCCCGGTCATGGGCACCCAGATTCGGTAAAGCAAAGATTCTCGATTGCTTGCTCGGAATCGAATCTGAAGGTCCGACCGCCAGTTTCATCAGCGGTCTCTCCACCTTTGGAATCCTCACTGATGAACCAAAAAAACGAATCCAAACTATCATTCGCGAGCTGGAAAAACGTCACTATCTCCGCACGGAAAAGCCGGACCTGTATCCCCTCGTCAATCTCACCGATAGAGGGGTCGCCGTTCTTCTTGACGGGCAAGCCTGCCATTTGGACTGGGACACAACGCCAAAAGGTAAAAAGCGCCCAAAAAAGACTTCCGAAAACAATAAGATTGTTGAAACGTCTGACCCTGAAACGCAGGCACTTTTCGAAGAACTCCGTGATCTACGAAGACAAATTGCCAGTGAAAGAGGTGTTCCCGCCTTTACGATTTTTCATGATCAAACCCTGATCCATCTTGCCAAGGAAAGGCCGCCAGACGTCACGGCCGCAATTCGAATCAGGGGAATTGGGCCAGCGAAGGTGGAGAAGGAACTACCTTTGTTTTTGGAGAGAATCAGGAAATGGGAAAAAACAGGAGCTTCATCCTTTTGA
- the cmk gene encoding (d)CMP kinase, with protein MPALSDETSPEIVVTTIDGGAATGKSSTARGVSSRLNFLHVDTGSHYRALTYLLIERNIRAEESEEMSIALSELDLSAHVEGNLAVLEASNESITSETLRSKTVNENVSAFSAIQSVRRKLLNYQRWHTQLAAQESFAGIVMEGRDIGSVVFPKAPFRFFLEADTDTRIRRRSDEGQQDSVAARDKADSGRKNAPLQCPEGAVRINTVTFSLEEVIDKICSIVEGSVSTTNHPAS; from the coding sequence ATGCCCGCACTCTCAGACGAGACCTCTCCTGAAATTGTTGTGACCACTATAGATGGCGGTGCTGCCACGGGAAAATCTTCGACCGCTCGTGGCGTTTCCTCACGCTTGAATTTTCTCCACGTCGACACCGGATCACACTATCGAGCCCTCACGTATCTTCTGATCGAAAGGAACATAAGAGCTGAAGAGAGTGAGGAAATGAGCATCGCCCTTTCCGAACTCGATCTCTCTGCACACGTCGAAGGCAATCTAGCCGTTCTTGAAGCCAGCAACGAATCAATCACTTCAGAGACTCTCCGGAGTAAAACCGTGAATGAAAACGTTTCGGCCTTTTCGGCTATTCAATCTGTCCGACGAAAGCTTCTGAACTACCAACGCTGGCATACTCAACTCGCCGCCCAAGAAAGTTTTGCCGGAATTGTGATGGAGGGGCGGGACATAGGTTCGGTCGTTTTTCCGAAGGCTCCCTTCCGGTTTTTTCTTGAAGCAGATACGGATACAAGAATTCGGCGTCGCTCCGACGAGGGTCAGCAGGACTCTGTCGCTGCTCGCGATAAAGCCGATAGCGGACGAAAAAACGCTCCACTACAGTGTCCGGAAGGTGCGGTTCGGATCAACACCGTGACTTTCTCGCTAGAAGAGGTGATCGATAAGATCTGCTCCATCGTTGAAGGCAGCGTCTCCACCACCAATCATCCAGCCAGCTGA
- a CDS encoding Nif3-like dinuclear metal center hexameric protein — MASLSEVVSFCDRRTRRRDIVDFAPAHNGLQLENDGTVTKIGAAVDAGEVPFRLAAERNIDFLIVHHGLYWVAPIPITGPHYRKTRLALENNLAVYGSHLPLDCHPEIGNNALLAKALGLTRIDTFLPYEGTPIGLVASSPESRQQLRSRLEQLFPSHVIAIEEGSENPGKVAILTGSGSSAVEHLSEIGVDTLITGELKQHFFNIAQEERLNLFLCGHYRTETFGVRALAEEAAEYFGLPWEFVETDCPI, encoded by the coding sequence ATGGCAAGCCTCTCTGAAGTCGTCTCTTTTTGCGATCGGCGCACCCGCCGCCGCGACATTGTTGATTTCGCTCCTGCCCATAACGGATTGCAACTGGAGAATGACGGCACGGTCACAAAAATCGGTGCTGCAGTAGACGCCGGAGAGGTTCCCTTCCGCTTAGCAGCCGAGAGAAATATCGATTTCTTGATCGTTCATCACGGACTGTACTGGGTAGCACCGATTCCTATTACCGGGCCGCACTATCGTAAAACCCGCCTCGCACTCGAAAACAATCTGGCGGTCTACGGAAGCCATCTTCCTCTAGACTGCCACCCCGAGATCGGAAACAATGCTCTTCTCGCAAAAGCGCTAGGCCTTACCCGAATCGATACGTTTCTGCCTTACGAAGGAACACCCATCGGGCTCGTTGCCTCTTCCCCAGAAAGCCGTCAACAGCTGCGGTCGAGGCTGGAACAGCTCTTCCCAAGCCATGTGATCGCGATAGAAGAAGGTTCGGAGAATCCCGGGAAGGTCGCTATCCTTACCGGCAGTGGCTCAAGCGCAGTGGAGCACCTTTCTGAGATCGGCGTCGACACGCTCATCACCGGAGAATTGAAGCAACACTTCTTCAACATCGCTCAGGAAGAACGGCTCAATCTGTTTCTCTGTGGCCATTATCGAACCGAGACTTTCGGCGTAAGGGCACTAGCAGAGGAAGCCGCCGAATACTTCGGCCTCCCCTGGGAGTTTGTCGAAACCGACTGCCCAATTTGA
- a CDS encoding FmdB family transcriptional regulator: MPIYAYEVLDEKGEVVEIFEAEQPLGAEPLKLHPVTGELLRKVFTSPGINTTYADWDGKLESGKLTKAGFTKYERDKTTGRYFKANVGKGPEELDPHAGDV, translated from the coding sequence ATGCCTATCTATGCCTACGAGGTGCTCGATGAAAAAGGCGAGGTGGTCGAGATCTTTGAAGCAGAGCAACCCTTGGGTGCAGAACCGTTGAAGCTACATCCAGTCACTGGTGAGCTTTTGCGCAAGGTTTTCACCTCTCCGGGGATCAATACCACCTACGCTGACTGGGATGGAAAGTTGGAATCAGGGAAGTTAACGAAAGCGGGATTCACTAAATACGAGAGAGACAAAACTACAGGGCGTTACTTCAAGGCAAACGTCGGAAAAGGTCCGGAAGAACTCGATCCCCATGCGGGAGATGTGTAG
- a CDS encoding lysophospholipid acyltransferase family protein yields MGAESNTYPETPTKPLYRIGWNLSMAVFDSLFRIENYENHHVPERGPFLLAANHISYLDPPAIGVSFRRPIHYFARDTLFRGPADRILRGVNAVPVNNRGGSDLTAMRRALDVLKEGEGLLVFPEGTRSPDGNFLEPRRGIGLLACKGGVPVLPARLFGTFEALGRGRKPRFGVPLRIRFGPLLQPEEFDPGRSAKDRFDQAAEKIMASIRRIKDPFPPVAI; encoded by the coding sequence ATGGGAGCAGAATCAAATACGTATCCGGAGACCCCAACCAAACCCCTTTACCGTATCGGATGGAATCTCTCTATGGCGGTTTTCGATTCTCTCTTTCGAATTGAGAACTATGAGAATCATCATGTTCCCGAGCGGGGTCCGTTTCTTCTCGCTGCCAATCACATCAGTTATCTTGATCCTCCTGCGATCGGTGTCTCGTTCAGACGGCCGATTCATTATTTTGCTCGCGATACCCTGTTCAGGGGCCCGGCGGATCGAATTCTCCGTGGTGTAAATGCGGTCCCGGTCAACAATCGCGGTGGCAGCGACCTCACTGCCATGCGTCGTGCGCTCGATGTCCTAAAAGAAGGAGAGGGATTGTTGGTGTTTCCCGAGGGCACCCGATCACCGGATGGCAATTTTCTTGAACCCCGCCGAGGCATCGGACTCCTAGCCTGCAAAGGTGGGGTTCCAGTCTTGCCAGCCCGCCTGTTTGGTACCTTCGAAGCGCTTGGACGAGGAAGGAAGCCCCGATTCGGAGTTCCGCTGCGAATCCGCTTCGGACCGCTATTACAGCCAGAAGAGTTTGATCCTGGCCGTTCGGCGAAAGATCGTTTCGATCAAGCAGCCGAAAAGATCATGGCCTCCATCCGAAGGATCAAAGACCCATTCCCGCCAGTAGCGATTTAG
- a CDS encoding adenosine deaminase translates to MTDTSLREFLLLLPKTETHLHLEGAVPYWLYQKYVPDLPRGANPVEDPEFRYAEFDEFNERLLSCALPFFVSLERYREAAHVVFRECQAQGVRYLEVSFHLGIVMGISNLHPEEVIQAILEEAPSGLEVRVYAGLAHNDYNSPLKGWIDESPEWKSLFGLDLHGPETLPFEDWTAEVWRVNREQGKSNRAHAGEFRGADFVETVVRDLQVKRVAHGVRAIENPATVALVKEEGVTFDVCPISNWKLRVGSIERMSDHPVRKLFDEGVRVTISTDDPTFFGNCLIDDYEMLYKHCGFSRSELVQIARNGFEVADLSFSQKASFELELDRIEDGLEG, encoded by the coding sequence GTGACGGATACTTCGCTGAGAGAGTTTCTTCTTCTTCTGCCAAAGACAGAAACCCATCTTCATCTCGAAGGAGCCGTTCCCTATTGGCTCTATCAAAAGTATGTGCCCGATTTGCCAAGGGGTGCGAATCCGGTTGAAGACCCTGAATTTCGATACGCGGAGTTCGACGAATTTAACGAAAGACTTCTGTCTTGTGCGCTACCTTTCTTTGTGTCCCTCGAGCGCTACCGGGAGGCGGCACATGTTGTTTTTCGAGAGTGTCAGGCGCAGGGCGTCCGCTATCTGGAGGTGAGTTTCCACCTGGGAATCGTGATGGGAATCTCAAATTTGCACCCCGAAGAAGTGATTCAGGCAATTCTGGAAGAGGCACCTTCTGGGTTGGAGGTTAGGGTTTATGCGGGCCTCGCTCACAACGATTACAACAGCCCGCTCAAGGGCTGGATAGACGAGTCTCCAGAATGGAAGAGTCTTTTTGGTCTCGATCTCCACGGGCCTGAAACCTTGCCCTTTGAGGACTGGACGGCAGAAGTTTGGAGAGTAAACCGCGAACAGGGTAAGTCGAACCGGGCGCATGCGGGTGAGTTTCGAGGAGCCGATTTTGTTGAGACCGTGGTCCGGGATCTACAAGTGAAAAGGGTGGCACACGGAGTTCGCGCAATCGAGAATCCGGCGACCGTCGCTTTGGTGAAGGAGGAGGGTGTCACTTTCGACGTCTGCCCGATTAGCAACTGGAAACTGAGGGTTGGCTCGATCGAGCGAATGTCCGATCATCCAGTTCGGAAGCTATTCGACGAAGGAGTCCGGGTCACGATCAGCACCGACGACCCTACCTTTTTTGGAAATTGCTTAATCGATGACTATGAAATGCTCTACAAGCATTGTGGGTTTTCGCGGAGTGAACTCGTTCAAATCGCCCGAAACGGCTTCGAAGTCGCTGACCTTTCGTTTTCTCAGAAAGCCTCATTCGAGCTTGAACTGGACAGAATTGAGGACGGGCTTGAAGGTTAG
- a CDS encoding prephenate dehydrogenase/arogenate dehydrogenase family protein, translated as MSTFDTATVLGVGLLGGSLGLALRKHRIAETIFAWSPSASTREACESASWCDDVFDNPKSACEASDLIFLCGPVDQIPPLMEEVSSACKKTCLITDVGSTKKRICEAGNKIFPPGTGPTFIGSHPMAGSEKSGLRFASADLFQGKTCILTPGEAHLDAAETIGSLWKQVGMNLFQCSPEEHDQLVAHMSHLPHAIAASLSKTLQSSPRKWLESAGEGLKDTTRIAAGDPQLWSAIFLENREAVLGAISSASTVLNEFRDALEHSDRDSLVEFLKHGRSFRKLLEGIEKTDE; from the coding sequence ATGAGCACCTTTGACACAGCGACGGTCTTGGGAGTCGGTCTTCTGGGAGGATCGCTTGGCTTGGCGCTCCGCAAACACCGCATCGCTGAAACCATTTTCGCATGGTCTCCGAGTGCATCCACCCGCGAGGCCTGCGAAAGCGCATCTTGGTGCGACGATGTCTTCGACAATCCCAAGAGCGCCTGTGAGGCTTCTGATCTCATCTTTCTCTGCGGACCTGTAGATCAGATTCCTCCACTGATGGAGGAGGTTTCTTCGGCGTGCAAAAAAACCTGTTTAATCACTGATGTCGGAAGCACAAAAAAACGGATCTGCGAAGCCGGAAACAAAATTTTTCCGCCCGGAACGGGGCCTACATTTATTGGATCCCATCCAATGGCAGGTTCAGAAAAATCCGGCCTTCGATTTGCCTCCGCGGATTTGTTTCAGGGAAAGACCTGTATCCTAACTCCAGGAGAAGCTCACCTTGATGCCGCCGAAACCATAGGGTCTCTTTGGAAACAGGTCGGCATGAATCTTTTCCAATGCTCCCCGGAAGAACATGACCAACTCGTTGCACACATGAGTCATCTACCCCATGCAATTGCAGCCTCTCTTTCGAAGACGCTACAATCGTCACCGCGAAAATGGCTGGAAAGTGCGGGTGAAGGCCTCAAGGACACAACGCGAATCGCTGCTGGAGACCCACAACTGTGGAGTGCTATATTTCTTGAAAACCGAGAGGCAGTTCTTGGTGCGATCTCATCAGCGTCAACCGTCCTCAATGAGTTCCGTGATGCGCTCGAACATTCCGATCGCGATAGTTTGGTAGAATTTTTGAAGCATGGAAGGTCGTTCCGCAAATTACTGGAAGGCATAGAAAAAACGGATGAGTGA